One part of the Coffea eugenioides isolate CCC68of chromosome 10, Ceug_1.0, whole genome shotgun sequence genome encodes these proteins:
- the LOC113750237 gene encoding plastidic ATP/ADP-transporter-like isoform X5 yields the protein MSLGERSSLLEAFTSTSEKITTIEEAKRFYPLFGLGANIVLVFSGRTVKYFSNLRKNLGPGVDGWAISFKGMMTVVVLMGAAICFFYWWVNRNVPLPTRSKKKKEKPKLGTMESLKFLVSSKYIRDLATLVVAYGISINLVEVTWKSKLKAQFPSPNDYSSFMGDFSTATGIATFTMMLLSHWIFDKYGWGVAATITPTVLLLTGVGFFSLILFGDPLGPSLAKFGLTPLLAAVYVGAMQNIFSKSAKYSLFDPCKEMAYIPLDEETKCAASMNVGVSSFSDPEGLEGLAHFLGEVVLSPSL from the exons ATGAGTTTGGGAGAAAGAAGTAGCTTGCTCGAAGCCTTTACATCTACTTCTGAGAAG ATAACTACCATTGAAGAGGCTAAAAGATTCTATCCTCTGTTTGGACTGGGAGCCAATATTGTCCTTGTTTTCTCTGGGCGGACGGTGAAATACTTCTCTAATTTGAGAAAGAATTTAGGTCCTGGAGTTGATGGTTGGGCCATCTCCTTCAAAGGAATGATGACCGTTGTTGTGCTGATGGGGGCTGCCATCTGTTTCTTCTATTGGTGGGTGAATCGCAATGTGCCTCTTCCTACCCGTAGCAAGAAGAAGAAG GAGAAACCAAAGTTGGGGACAATGGAGAGTTTGAAGTTTTTGGTGTCTTCTAAATATATTAGGGATCTTGCCACTTTGGTTGTTGCATATGGCATTAGCATTAACCTCGTAGAGGTTACATGGAAATCCAAGCTCAAAGCTCAG TTTCCTAGCCCAAATGATTACTCATCCTTCATGGGTGACTTTTCAACTGCTACCGGCATAGCAACTTTCACGATGATGCTTCTGAGTCACTGGATTTTTGACAAATATGGCTGGGGGGTGGCAGCCACAATTACACCAACTGTTTTGCTCCTGACAGGAGTTGGCTTCTTTTCCTTGATATTGTTTGGTGACCCTCTTGGGCCTTCTCTTGCCAAGTTTGGGCTGACTCCACTTCTTGCAGCAGTTTATGTGGGTGCGATGCAAAACATTTTCAGTAAAAGTGCCAAATACAGCTTGTTTGATCCATGCAAGGAAATGGCCTATATTCCATTAGACGAGGAGACCAAG TGCGCAGCATCGATGAATGTTGGAGTAAGTTCTTTTAGTGATCCAGAAGGTCTTGAAGGCCTCGCGCATTTTCTTG GTGAAGTTGTACTTTCTCCCTCATTGTGA
- the LOC113750237 gene encoding plastidic ATP/ADP-transporter-like isoform X1 has translation MSLGERSSLLEAFTSTSEKITTIEEAKRFYPLFGLGANIVLVFSGRTVKYFSNLRKNLGPGVDGWAISFKGMMTVVVLMGAAICFFYWWVNRNVPLPTRSKKKKEKPKLGTMESLKFLVSSKYIRDLATLVVAYGISINLVEVTWKSKLKAQFPSPNDYSSFMGDFSTATGIATFTMMLLSHWIFDKYGWGVAATITPTVLLLTGVGFFSLILFGDPLGPSLAKFGLTPLLAAVYVGAMQNIFSKSAKYSLFDPCKEMAYIPLDEETKCAASMNVGVSSFSDPEGLEGLAHFLGKLLCAPMVTFFSNSILYSITDGRICSTLDFQVKVAGEAQVAAPFYTTTHASLFFF, from the exons ATGAGTTTGGGAGAAAGAAGTAGCTTGCTCGAAGCCTTTACATCTACTTCTGAGAAG ATAACTACCATTGAAGAGGCTAAAAGATTCTATCCTCTGTTTGGACTGGGAGCCAATATTGTCCTTGTTTTCTCTGGGCGGACGGTGAAATACTTCTCTAATTTGAGAAAGAATTTAGGTCCTGGAGTTGATGGTTGGGCCATCTCCTTCAAAGGAATGATGACCGTTGTTGTGCTGATGGGGGCTGCCATCTGTTTCTTCTATTGGTGGGTGAATCGCAATGTGCCTCTTCCTACCCGTAGCAAGAAGAAGAAG GAGAAACCAAAGTTGGGGACAATGGAGAGTTTGAAGTTTTTGGTGTCTTCTAAATATATTAGGGATCTTGCCACTTTGGTTGTTGCATATGGCATTAGCATTAACCTCGTAGAGGTTACATGGAAATCCAAGCTCAAAGCTCAG TTTCCTAGCCCAAATGATTACTCATCCTTCATGGGTGACTTTTCAACTGCTACCGGCATAGCAACTTTCACGATGATGCTTCTGAGTCACTGGATTTTTGACAAATATGGCTGGGGGGTGGCAGCCACAATTACACCAACTGTTTTGCTCCTGACAGGAGTTGGCTTCTTTTCCTTGATATTGTTTGGTGACCCTCTTGGGCCTTCTCTTGCCAAGTTTGGGCTGACTCCACTTCTTGCAGCAGTTTATGTGGGTGCGATGCAAAACATTTTCAGTAAAAGTGCCAAATACAGCTTGTTTGATCCATGCAAGGAAATGGCCTATATTCCATTAGACGAGGAGACCAAG TGCGCAGCATCGATGAATGTTGGAGTAAGTTCTTTTAGTGATCCAGAAGGTCTTGAAGGCCTCGCGCATTTTCTTG GAAAATTGTTGTGCGCTCCAATGGTGACTTTTTTTTC GAACTCTATTTTATATTCAATTACTGATGGAAGGATTTGCAGTACTCTCGATTTTCAAGTAAAAGTTGCCGGTGAAGCTCAAGTGGCTGCTCCCTTCTACACTACCACTCATgcctcacttttttttttctag
- the LOC113750237 gene encoding plastidic ATP/ADP-transporter-like isoform X3, protein MSLGERSSLLEAFTSTSEKITTIEEAKRFYPLFGLGANIVLVFSGRTVKYFSNLRKNLGPGVDGWAISFKGMMTVVVLMGAAICFFYWWVNRNVPLPTRSKKKKEKPKLGTMESLKFLVSSKYIRDLATLVVAYGISINLVEVTWKSKLKAQFPSPNDYSSFMGDFSTATGIATFTMMLLSHWIFDKYGWGVAATITPTVLLLTGVGFFSLILFGDPLGPSLAKFGLTPLLAAVYVGAMQNIFSKSAKYSLFDPCKEMAYIPLDEETKCAASMNVGVSSFSDPEGLEGLAHFLGKLLCAPMVTFFSTLDFQVKVAGEAQVAAPFYTTTHASLFFF, encoded by the exons ATGAGTTTGGGAGAAAGAAGTAGCTTGCTCGAAGCCTTTACATCTACTTCTGAGAAG ATAACTACCATTGAAGAGGCTAAAAGATTCTATCCTCTGTTTGGACTGGGAGCCAATATTGTCCTTGTTTTCTCTGGGCGGACGGTGAAATACTTCTCTAATTTGAGAAAGAATTTAGGTCCTGGAGTTGATGGTTGGGCCATCTCCTTCAAAGGAATGATGACCGTTGTTGTGCTGATGGGGGCTGCCATCTGTTTCTTCTATTGGTGGGTGAATCGCAATGTGCCTCTTCCTACCCGTAGCAAGAAGAAGAAG GAGAAACCAAAGTTGGGGACAATGGAGAGTTTGAAGTTTTTGGTGTCTTCTAAATATATTAGGGATCTTGCCACTTTGGTTGTTGCATATGGCATTAGCATTAACCTCGTAGAGGTTACATGGAAATCCAAGCTCAAAGCTCAG TTTCCTAGCCCAAATGATTACTCATCCTTCATGGGTGACTTTTCAACTGCTACCGGCATAGCAACTTTCACGATGATGCTTCTGAGTCACTGGATTTTTGACAAATATGGCTGGGGGGTGGCAGCCACAATTACACCAACTGTTTTGCTCCTGACAGGAGTTGGCTTCTTTTCCTTGATATTGTTTGGTGACCCTCTTGGGCCTTCTCTTGCCAAGTTTGGGCTGACTCCACTTCTTGCAGCAGTTTATGTGGGTGCGATGCAAAACATTTTCAGTAAAAGTGCCAAATACAGCTTGTTTGATCCATGCAAGGAAATGGCCTATATTCCATTAGACGAGGAGACCAAG TGCGCAGCATCGATGAATGTTGGAGTAAGTTCTTTTAGTGATCCAGAAGGTCTTGAAGGCCTCGCGCATTTTCTTG GAAAATTGTTGTGCGCTCCAATGGTGACTTTTTTTTC TACTCTCGATTTTCAAGTAAAAGTTGCCGGTGAAGCTCAAGTGGCTGCTCCCTTCTACACTACCACTCATgcctcacttttttttttctag
- the LOC113750237 gene encoding plastidic ATP/ADP-transporter-like isoform X2, which yields MSLGERSSLLEAFTSTSEKITTIEEAKRFYPLFGLGANIVLVFSGRTVKYFSNLRKNLGPGVDGWAISFKGMMTVVVLMGAAICFFYWWVNRNVPLPTRSKKKKEKPKLGTMESLKFLVSSKYIRDLATLVVAYGISINLVEVTWKSKLKAQFPSPNDYSSFMGDFSTATGIATFTMMLLSHWIFDKYGWGVAATITPTVLLLTGVGFFSLILFGDPLGPSLAKFGLTPLLAAVYVGAMQNIFSKSAKYSLFDPCKEMAYIPLDEETKCAASMNVGVSSFSDPEGLEGLAHFLGKLLCAPMVTFFSICSTLDFQVKVAGEAQVAAPFYTTTHASLFFF from the exons ATGAGTTTGGGAGAAAGAAGTAGCTTGCTCGAAGCCTTTACATCTACTTCTGAGAAG ATAACTACCATTGAAGAGGCTAAAAGATTCTATCCTCTGTTTGGACTGGGAGCCAATATTGTCCTTGTTTTCTCTGGGCGGACGGTGAAATACTTCTCTAATTTGAGAAAGAATTTAGGTCCTGGAGTTGATGGTTGGGCCATCTCCTTCAAAGGAATGATGACCGTTGTTGTGCTGATGGGGGCTGCCATCTGTTTCTTCTATTGGTGGGTGAATCGCAATGTGCCTCTTCCTACCCGTAGCAAGAAGAAGAAG GAGAAACCAAAGTTGGGGACAATGGAGAGTTTGAAGTTTTTGGTGTCTTCTAAATATATTAGGGATCTTGCCACTTTGGTTGTTGCATATGGCATTAGCATTAACCTCGTAGAGGTTACATGGAAATCCAAGCTCAAAGCTCAG TTTCCTAGCCCAAATGATTACTCATCCTTCATGGGTGACTTTTCAACTGCTACCGGCATAGCAACTTTCACGATGATGCTTCTGAGTCACTGGATTTTTGACAAATATGGCTGGGGGGTGGCAGCCACAATTACACCAACTGTTTTGCTCCTGACAGGAGTTGGCTTCTTTTCCTTGATATTGTTTGGTGACCCTCTTGGGCCTTCTCTTGCCAAGTTTGGGCTGACTCCACTTCTTGCAGCAGTTTATGTGGGTGCGATGCAAAACATTTTCAGTAAAAGTGCCAAATACAGCTTGTTTGATCCATGCAAGGAAATGGCCTATATTCCATTAGACGAGGAGACCAAG TGCGCAGCATCGATGAATGTTGGAGTAAGTTCTTTTAGTGATCCAGAAGGTCTTGAAGGCCTCGCGCATTTTCTTG GAAAATTGTTGTGCGCTCCAATGGTGACTTTTTTTTC GATTTGCAGTACTCTCGATTTTCAAGTAAAAGTTGCCGGTGAAGCTCAAGTGGCTGCTCCCTTCTACACTACCACTCATgcctcacttttttttttctag
- the LOC113750237 gene encoding plastidic ATP/ADP-transporter-like isoform X4 — protein MSLGERSSLLEAFTSTSEKITTIEEAKRFYPLFGLGANIVLVFSGRTVKYFSNLRKNLGPGVDGWAISFKGMMTVVVLMGAAICFFYWWVNRNVPLPTRSKKKKEKPKLGTMESLKFLVSSKYIRDLATLVVAYGISINLVEVTWKSKLKAQFPSPNDYSSFMGDFSTATGIATFTMMLLSHWIFDKYGWGVAATITPTVLLLTGVGFFSLILFGDPLGPSLAKFGLTPLLAAVYVGAMQNIFSKSAKYSLFDPCKEMAYIPLDEETKCAASMNVGVSSFSDPEGLEGLAHFLGKLLCAPMVTFFSAVL, from the exons ATGAGTTTGGGAGAAAGAAGTAGCTTGCTCGAAGCCTTTACATCTACTTCTGAGAAG ATAACTACCATTGAAGAGGCTAAAAGATTCTATCCTCTGTTTGGACTGGGAGCCAATATTGTCCTTGTTTTCTCTGGGCGGACGGTGAAATACTTCTCTAATTTGAGAAAGAATTTAGGTCCTGGAGTTGATGGTTGGGCCATCTCCTTCAAAGGAATGATGACCGTTGTTGTGCTGATGGGGGCTGCCATCTGTTTCTTCTATTGGTGGGTGAATCGCAATGTGCCTCTTCCTACCCGTAGCAAGAAGAAGAAG GAGAAACCAAAGTTGGGGACAATGGAGAGTTTGAAGTTTTTGGTGTCTTCTAAATATATTAGGGATCTTGCCACTTTGGTTGTTGCATATGGCATTAGCATTAACCTCGTAGAGGTTACATGGAAATCCAAGCTCAAAGCTCAG TTTCCTAGCCCAAATGATTACTCATCCTTCATGGGTGACTTTTCAACTGCTACCGGCATAGCAACTTTCACGATGATGCTTCTGAGTCACTGGATTTTTGACAAATATGGCTGGGGGGTGGCAGCCACAATTACACCAACTGTTTTGCTCCTGACAGGAGTTGGCTTCTTTTCCTTGATATTGTTTGGTGACCCTCTTGGGCCTTCTCTTGCCAAGTTTGGGCTGACTCCACTTCTTGCAGCAGTTTATGTGGGTGCGATGCAAAACATTTTCAGTAAAAGTGCCAAATACAGCTTGTTTGATCCATGCAAGGAAATGGCCTATATTCCATTAGACGAGGAGACCAAG TGCGCAGCATCGATGAATGTTGGAGTAAGTTCTTTTAGTGATCCAGAAGGTCTTGAAGGCCTCGCGCATTTTCTTG GAAAATTGTTGTGCGCTCCAATGGTGACTTTTTTTTC AGCTGTGTTGTAG
- the LOC113750237 gene encoding plastidic ATP/ADP-transporter-like isoform X6 — translation MSLGERSSLLEAFTSTSEKITTIEEAKRFYPLFGLGANIVLVFSGRTVKYFSNLRKNLGPGVDGWAISFKGMMTVVVLMGAAICFFYWWVNRNVPLPTRSKKKKEKPKLGTMESLKFLVSSKYIRDLATLVVAYGISINLVEVTWKSKLKAQFPSPNDYSSFMGDFSTATGIATFTMMLLSHWIFDKYGWGVAATITPTVLLLTGVGFFSLILFGDPLGPSLAKFGLTPLLAAVYVGAMQNIFSKSAKYSLFDPCKEMAYIPLDEETKKFNHHHEYIDAKWNS, via the exons ATGAGTTTGGGAGAAAGAAGTAGCTTGCTCGAAGCCTTTACATCTACTTCTGAGAAG ATAACTACCATTGAAGAGGCTAAAAGATTCTATCCTCTGTTTGGACTGGGAGCCAATATTGTCCTTGTTTTCTCTGGGCGGACGGTGAAATACTTCTCTAATTTGAGAAAGAATTTAGGTCCTGGAGTTGATGGTTGGGCCATCTCCTTCAAAGGAATGATGACCGTTGTTGTGCTGATGGGGGCTGCCATCTGTTTCTTCTATTGGTGGGTGAATCGCAATGTGCCTCTTCCTACCCGTAGCAAGAAGAAGAAG GAGAAACCAAAGTTGGGGACAATGGAGAGTTTGAAGTTTTTGGTGTCTTCTAAATATATTAGGGATCTTGCCACTTTGGTTGTTGCATATGGCATTAGCATTAACCTCGTAGAGGTTACATGGAAATCCAAGCTCAAAGCTCAG TTTCCTAGCCCAAATGATTACTCATCCTTCATGGGTGACTTTTCAACTGCTACCGGCATAGCAACTTTCACGATGATGCTTCTGAGTCACTGGATTTTTGACAAATATGGCTGGGGGGTGGCAGCCACAATTACACCAACTGTTTTGCTCCTGACAGGAGTTGGCTTCTTTTCCTTGATATTGTTTGGTGACCCTCTTGGGCCTTCTCTTGCCAAGTTTGGGCTGACTCCACTTCTTGCAGCAGTTTATGTGGGTGCGATGCAAAACATTTTCAGTAAAAGTGCCAAATACAGCTTGTTTGATCCATGCAAGGAAATGGCCTATATTCCATTAGACGAGGAGACCAAG AAATTCAATCATCATCATGAGTACATAGATGCAAAATGGAACAGCTAA